A genomic segment from Actinomadura hallensis encodes:
- a CDS encoding metallophosphoesterase family protein, which yields MPRVRTALTNALTPLRRRAARARRVLHDRAAPVRDFCAPAARRVRPALTGRTARVLLVVAVGLTAGYAGLLLGGRTVTAVGPTDVQLSLRPSLHGGTTLDLPPLGSLQLDTHWGPVSLEAHLTDVRPEQAQSLIENDTEIDRLTDRITEQIRGGVVTVLVRAALVSLTAGFLAGLVVFRSLRRAVLGMASAALGLVVVCLLTWATFNPHSIAEPRYTGLLANAPQIVGDARSIVERFSEYRAQLARLVGNVSELYATTSTLPTYEPDPSTIRVLHVSDIHLNPAAWNVIKSVSTQFKVDLIIDTGDLMDHGSSAEDRFAEGISDLDVPYVYIRGNHDSKGTQKAVAAQKNAVVLDDDTREVAGLRIYGAGDPRFTPDKSTRDDFTGADQIREEGLRLAAGLRESGTVPDIVAVHDPAEGEAFSGLTPLVLAGHAHARSTRLLPTGTRLFVQGSTGGAGLRGLEHEEPTPIDLSVLYFSRATHRLQGWDDLRLGGLGLTSAHIERKLEPDPDRTIDPTPPATSPPPSPTSPFPSEFPSDWPSRSPTPLTTGSPTRTPDAD from the coding sequence GTGCCCAGGGTCCGCACCGCGCTGACCAACGCCCTCACGCCCCTGCGCCGCCGCGCCGCCCGCGCCCGCCGCGTCCTGCACGACCGCGCCGCCCCCGTCCGCGACTTCTGCGCACCCGCCGCCCGCCGCGTCCGCCCCGCCCTCACCGGCCGCACGGCCCGGGTCCTCCTCGTGGTGGCCGTCGGCCTCACCGCCGGCTACGCCGGCCTCCTCCTCGGCGGACGCACCGTCACCGCGGTGGGCCCCACCGACGTCCAGCTCAGCCTCCGCCCCTCCCTGCACGGCGGCACGACCCTCGACCTCCCCCCGCTCGGCTCCCTCCAGCTCGACACCCACTGGGGCCCCGTGTCGCTGGAGGCCCACCTCACCGACGTCCGCCCCGAGCAGGCCCAGAGCCTGATCGAGAACGACACGGAGATCGACCGCCTCACCGACCGGATCACCGAGCAGATCCGCGGGGGCGTCGTCACCGTCCTCGTCCGCGCCGCCCTGGTCTCCCTCACCGCCGGGTTCCTCGCCGGCCTCGTCGTCTTCCGGTCCTTGCGCCGCGCCGTCCTCGGCATGGCGTCCGCCGCCCTCGGCCTCGTCGTCGTCTGCCTCCTGACATGGGCGACGTTCAACCCCCACTCGATCGCCGAGCCCCGCTACACCGGCCTGCTCGCCAACGCGCCCCAGATCGTCGGCGACGCCCGCAGCATCGTCGAACGCTTCTCCGAGTACCGCGCCCAGCTCGCCCGCCTCGTCGGGAACGTCTCCGAGCTGTACGCGACCACCTCCACGCTGCCGACCTACGAGCCCGACCCGTCCACCATCCGGGTCCTGCACGTCTCCGACATCCACCTCAACCCCGCCGCCTGGAACGTCATCAAGTCCGTCAGCACCCAGTTCAAGGTCGACCTCATCATCGACACCGGCGACCTCATGGACCACGGCAGCTCCGCCGAGGACCGCTTCGCCGAAGGCATCTCCGACCTCGACGTCCCCTACGTCTACATCCGCGGCAACCACGACTCCAAGGGCACCCAGAAGGCCGTCGCCGCCCAGAAGAACGCCGTCGTCCTCGACGACGACACCCGCGAGGTCGCGGGCCTGCGCATCTACGGCGCCGGCGACCCCCGCTTCACCCCCGACAAGAGCACCCGCGACGACTTCACCGGCGCCGACCAGATCCGCGAGGAGGGCCTCCGCCTCGCCGCCGGACTCCGCGAGTCCGGCACCGTCCCCGACATCGTCGCCGTCCACGACCCCGCCGAGGGCGAGGCGTTCTCCGGCCTCACGCCCCTCGTCCTCGCCGGCCACGCCCACGCCCGCTCCACCCGGCTCCTGCCCACCGGCACCCGCCTGTTCGTCCAGGGCTCCACCGGCGGCGCCGGCCTCCGCGGCCTCGAACACGAGGAGCCCACCCCCATCGACCTGTCCGTCCTGTACTTCAGCCGCGCCACCCACCGCCTCCAGGGCTGGGACGACCTCCGCCTCGGCGGCCTCGGCCTCACCTCCGCCCACATCGAGCGCAAGCTGGAACCCGACCCGGACCGCACCATCGACCCCACCCCGCCCGCGACGTCCCCGCCCCCGTCCCCCACGTCCCCGTTCCCGTCGGAGTTCCCGTCCGACTGGCCGTCCCGCAGCCCGACCCCTCTGACCACCGGCTCCCCCACCCGCACCCCCGACGCCGACTAA
- a CDS encoding metallopeptidase family protein, giving the protein MAGVIELSREEFEDLVGEALDTIPPELTAHMRNVVIVVEDEAPEPGLLGLYQGVPLTERGDWYAGVLPDHISIYRNEILAICDTPEDVIEEVRITVVHEIAHHFGIDDRRLHELGY; this is encoded by the coding sequence ATGGCCGGTGTGATCGAGTTGTCGCGGGAGGAGTTCGAGGACCTGGTGGGTGAGGCCCTCGACACCATCCCACCCGAGCTGACCGCCCACATGCGCAACGTCGTCATTGTCGTCGAGGACGAGGCGCCGGAGCCCGGCCTGCTCGGGCTGTACCAAGGCGTACCCCTCACGGAGCGCGGCGACTGGTACGCGGGCGTCCTGCCCGATCACATTTCGATCTATCGCAACGAGATTCTCGCCATATGCGACACACCGGAGGATGTGATCGAAGAGGTGAGGATCACCGTGGTTCACGAGATCGCTCACCATTTCGGGATCGATGACCGGAGGCTACACGAGCTCGGCTACTGA
- a CDS encoding MFS transporter, whose translation MAGRQVGRHRRPPEKQATYREVFAVGEFRALWLAQALSFVGDQLAQVALAVLVYDHTQSALLTALVYALTYIPPIVGGPVLSGLADLFPRRTVMVVCDVVRAALVALMAVVPMPVGALSILVFLTVLLGAPFSAARAAVLPDVLEGDRFVAGTAINNITHQGTQMLGFLAGGAVVAVVGTYEALALNALTFGLSAVILVGGVRRRPASERRGRGASLGLWRGTREGARLVFGDRVLRSLVLFAWLCAFYVIPEGLAAPYAATFGGGAVTVGLLLSAMPTGMVIGAFFFSRFVRPTNRLRAMGWMSMLACLPLIGAGLHPPLWGVVALWALSGVGSAYQLAANAAFVTAVPAAKRGQAFGLAQSGILAGQGVGILVGGAATQVLGPETVVALAGVLGLSAAAILTLVWNRVRGAVIDGAGPRPDPADDAEPAGPVAVGASPAGGDDLPSGFGRSVSA comes from the coding sequence GTGGCGGGAAGGCAGGTCGGCAGGCACCGTCGTCCACCGGAGAAGCAGGCGACCTACCGCGAGGTCTTCGCGGTGGGCGAGTTCCGTGCCCTCTGGCTGGCGCAGGCGCTGTCGTTCGTGGGCGATCAGCTGGCGCAGGTCGCGCTGGCCGTCCTCGTGTACGACCACACGCAGTCGGCGCTGCTCACCGCGCTCGTCTACGCGCTGACCTACATCCCGCCGATCGTGGGCGGGCCCGTCCTGTCCGGGCTTGCCGACCTGTTCCCGCGCCGCACCGTCATGGTCGTCTGCGACGTGGTGCGGGCGGCGCTGGTGGCGCTCATGGCGGTCGTGCCGATGCCGGTCGGCGCGCTGTCGATCCTGGTGTTCCTGACGGTCCTGCTGGGCGCGCCGTTCTCCGCCGCGCGCGCCGCCGTCCTCCCGGACGTGCTGGAGGGCGACCGCTTCGTGGCGGGGACGGCGATCAACAACATCACCCACCAGGGCACCCAGATGCTGGGGTTCCTGGCGGGCGGCGCGGTCGTCGCCGTCGTCGGGACGTACGAGGCCCTCGCCCTGAACGCGCTGACGTTCGGCCTCTCCGCCGTGATCCTGGTCGGCGGGGTGCGGCGGAGACCGGCGAGCGAACGGCGCGGCCGGGGCGCCTCGCTCGGCCTGTGGCGCGGCACGCGGGAGGGCGCCCGGCTCGTGTTCGGCGACCGGGTGCTGAGGTCGCTGGTGCTGTTCGCGTGGCTGTGCGCGTTCTACGTGATCCCCGAGGGCCTCGCCGCGCCGTACGCGGCGACGTTCGGCGGCGGCGCCGTCACGGTGGGACTGCTGCTGTCGGCGATGCCGACGGGGATGGTGATCGGCGCGTTCTTCTTCAGCCGGTTCGTCCGTCCCACGAACCGGCTGCGCGCCATGGGGTGGATGTCGATGCTGGCGTGCCTGCCGCTGATCGGCGCGGGCCTGCATCCGCCGCTGTGGGGCGTGGTCGCGCTGTGGGCGCTGTCGGGCGTCGGCAGCGCCTACCAGCTGGCGGCCAACGCCGCGTTCGTGACCGCGGTTCCGGCGGCGAAGCGGGGGCAGGCGTTCGGTCTCGCCCAGTCCGGCATCCTCGCCGGGCAGGGCGTCGGGATCCTGGTCGGGGGCGCCGCCACCCAGGTGCTCGGGCCGGAGACGGTGGTGGCGCTCGCGGGCGTGCTGGGGCTGTCGGCCGCCGCGATCCTCACGCTGGTGTGGAACCGCGTCCGCGGCGCGGTCATCGACGGTGCGGGGCCCCGCCCCGACCCGGCCGACGACGCGGAACCGGCCGGGCCCGTCGCGGTCGGCGCGTCCCCTGCGGGCGGCGACGACCTGCCGAGCGGGTTCGGCCGCTCGGTCTCCGCATGA
- a CDS encoding PspC domain-containing protein gives MDMEKNTTGTAGTTDKQLRRTRDGRMLAGVCSGAGEYLGVDANIIRLGLAVFTLFGGTGVALYAIAWLLIPEEGAEKSIAEDLFKKASENPTVQDAVQKSKDAINKNRTPA, from the coding sequence ATGGACATGGAGAAGAACACCACGGGAACCGCAGGGACCACCGACAAGCAGCTGCGCCGCACCCGCGACGGCCGGATGCTCGCGGGCGTCTGCTCGGGCGCCGGGGAGTACCTCGGCGTCGACGCCAACATCATCCGGCTCGGCCTGGCCGTCTTCACGCTCTTCGGCGGCACGGGCGTCGCCCTCTACGCGATCGCATGGCTGCTCATCCCCGAGGAGGGCGCGGAGAAGTCGATCGCCGAGGACCTGTTCAAGAAGGCGAGCGAGAACCCCACCGTGCAGGACGCCGTCCAGAAGTCGAAGGACGCCATCAACAAGAACCGCACCCCCGCCTAG
- a CDS encoding acyl-CoA dehydrogenase family protein, with protein MDVLRVDDQLTDEERMVRDTVRTYVAERVLPHVADWFEDGVFPVRELAPELGKLGLLGMHLDGYGCAGMSAVAYGTACRELEAADSGLRSFVSVQGSLAMTAIHKYGSEDQKNEWLPRMAAGEAVGCFGLTEPDRGSDPGDMLTRARRDGSDWILNGSKMWITNGSVADVAVVWAQTDEGIRGFLVPKGTPGFTTGDIHRKMSLRASVTSELVLDDVRLPADAMLPGVKGLRGPLGCLTEARYGIIWGAVGAGRACYEAAVDYAKTREQFGKPIGSFQLTQEKLAWMEVALGQAGLVALHIGRRKDEGNVTPQQVSFGKLANVRAALDVAREARTILGANGITLEYPVIRHMNNLESVLTYEGTQEVHLLTLGKAVTGLDAFR; from the coding sequence ATGGACGTGCTGCGCGTCGACGACCAGCTCACCGACGAGGAGCGCATGGTGCGCGACACCGTGCGGACGTACGTGGCGGAACGGGTCCTGCCGCACGTGGCGGACTGGTTCGAGGACGGCGTGTTCCCCGTCCGGGAACTGGCCCCCGAGCTGGGCAAGCTGGGGCTGCTCGGCATGCACCTGGACGGCTACGGCTGCGCCGGGATGAGCGCCGTCGCGTACGGGACGGCCTGCCGCGAGCTGGAGGCCGCCGACTCGGGGCTGCGCAGCTTCGTCTCCGTGCAGGGGTCGCTGGCGATGACCGCGATCCACAAGTACGGGTCGGAGGACCAGAAGAACGAGTGGCTGCCGAGGATGGCGGCGGGGGAGGCGGTCGGCTGCTTCGGCCTGACCGAGCCCGACCGCGGCTCCGACCCGGGCGACATGCTCACCCGCGCCCGCCGGGACGGCTCGGACTGGATCCTCAACGGCTCCAAGATGTGGATCACGAACGGGTCGGTCGCGGACGTCGCCGTCGTCTGGGCGCAGACGGACGAGGGCATCCGCGGCTTCCTCGTCCCCAAGGGCACCCCTGGGTTCACCACAGGCGACATCCACCGGAAGATGTCGCTGCGTGCGTCGGTCACGTCCGAACTCGTCCTGGACGACGTGCGACTCCCCGCGGACGCGATGCTCCCAGGGGTGAAGGGCCTGCGAGGGCCGCTCGGCTGCCTGACGGAGGCGCGGTACGGCATCATCTGGGGCGCGGTCGGCGCCGGCAGGGCCTGCTACGAGGCCGCCGTCGACTACGCCAAAACCCGCGAGCAGTTCGGCAAGCCCATCGGGTCGTTCCAGCTCACACAGGAAAAGCTCGCCTGGATGGAGGTCGCCCTAGGGCAGGCGGGCCTGGTCGCCCTGCACATCGGCCGCCGCAAGGACGAAGGCAACGTCACCCCACAGCAGGTGTCGTTCGGCAAGCTCGCGAACGTCCGCGCCGCCCTCGACGTCGCCAGGGAGGCCCGCACCATCCTCGGCGCCAACGGGATCACCCTCGAATACCCGGTCATCAGGCACATGAACAACCTGGAGAGCGTCCTGACCTACGAGGGAACGCAGGAAGTGCATTTGCTCACGCTCGGGAAGGCCGTGACCGGCCTGGACGCGTTCCGTTAA
- a CDS encoding aspartate-semialdehyde dehydrogenase: MRVGIVGATGQVGAKMLEILAERGFPVDELRLFASARSAGRKLEWNGTEITVEDAAEADYSGLDIALFSAGKTTSKALAPKAAAAGAVVIDNSSGWRLDPEVPLVVAEVNPHAAANRPKGIIANPNCTTMAAMPVLRPLHAEAGLTSMVVSTYQAVSGSGLAGVAELHEQTSKVVQNADRLTNSGSAVEFPESSVYVRPIAFNVLPMAGSIVDDGLAETDEEQKLRNESRKILEIPDLKVSGTCVRVPVFTGHSLQINARFERPISPERASELLSGAPGVVLSDVPTPLQAAGQDPTYVGRIRRDETVDNGLALFCSGDNLRKGAALNTVQIAELVAAE, from the coding sequence ATGAGAGTCGGCATCGTCGGGGCCACCGGACAGGTCGGGGCCAAGATGCTCGAAATCCTGGCCGAACGCGGATTCCCGGTCGACGAGCTGCGGCTGTTCGCCTCGGCCCGGTCGGCGGGACGCAAGCTGGAGTGGAACGGCACCGAGATCACCGTCGAGGACGCGGCGGAGGCCGACTACTCCGGCCTCGACATCGCGCTGTTCTCCGCCGGCAAGACCACCTCCAAGGCGCTCGCCCCCAAGGCCGCGGCCGCCGGCGCCGTCGTGATCGACAACTCGTCCGGGTGGCGGCTGGACCCCGAGGTGCCGCTCGTCGTCGCCGAGGTCAACCCGCACGCCGCGGCGAACCGCCCGAAGGGCATCATCGCCAACCCGAACTGCACCACGATGGCGGCGATGCCCGTCCTGCGGCCCCTGCACGCCGAGGCCGGCCTCACCTCCATGGTCGTCTCCACCTACCAGGCCGTGTCCGGCAGCGGCCTCGCCGGCGTCGCCGAGCTGCACGAGCAGACCTCCAAGGTCGTCCAGAACGCCGACCGCCTCACGAACTCGGGCTCGGCGGTCGAGTTCCCCGAGTCGTCGGTGTACGTGCGGCCCATCGCGTTCAACGTCCTGCCGATGGCCGGTTCGATCGTGGACGACGGCCTCGCCGAGACCGACGAGGAGCAGAAGCTCCGCAACGAGAGCCGCAAGATCCTGGAGATCCCGGACCTGAAGGTGTCGGGCACCTGCGTGCGCGTCCCGGTGTTCACCGGCCACTCGCTCCAGATCAACGCCCGCTTCGAGCGGCCGATCAGCCCCGAGCGCGCCAGCGAACTGCTGTCCGGCGCCCCCGGCGTCGTCCTGTCCGACGTCCCCACGCCGCTGCAGGCCGCGGGCCAGGACCCCACCTACGTGGGCCGCATCCGCCGCGACGAGACCGTCGACAACGGCCTCGCCCTGTTCTGCTCCGGCGACAACCTCCGCAAGGGCGCCGCCCTGAACACGGTCCAGATCGCCGAACTGGTGGCCGCTGAGTAG
- a CDS encoding DUF2277 domain-containing protein: MCRSIKTLRPPYTEDVTDEDVRAAALQYVRKISGFRAPASHNAEAFDRAVEEITRSTTALLDSLEIRGRRAG; encoded by the coding sequence ATGTGCCGCAGCATCAAGACGCTTCGTCCCCCGTACACGGAGGACGTGACCGACGAGGACGTGCGGGCGGCAGCGCTCCAGTACGTCCGCAAGATTTCGGGGTTCCGCGCCCCCGCGTCCCACAACGCGGAGGCGTTCGACCGCGCCGTCGAGGAGATCACCCGAAGCACCACCGCGCTCCTGGACTCCCTGGAGATCCGAGGCCGCCGCGCCGGCTGA
- a CDS encoding M28 family metallopeptidase yields MSPRRTVTLGAAALLAAAFLPGAAASAAPTAPQTTVQAAPDISLANVKAHLSQFQSIADANGGNRAHGRPGYRASLDYVKARLDEAGFQTTVQSFTYRGATGYNLLADWPGGDTNDVLMVGGHLDGVTAGPGINDNGSGSAAILETALTVARTGHRPDRHLRFAWWGAEELGLIGSTYYVNNLSSAERSRIGGYLNFDMIGSPNAGYFAYDGDGSSGSGGPAGSAEIERVLRGHFENIGVPVQDTAFDGRSDYGPFIRVGIPAGGLFTGAEGRKTTQQAQLWGGQAGVAFDRCYHASCDTTANINDTALDRNADAIAHAVWTLGGEGGTQQPPDTVHSDDLESDTGWTADPDGTDTATSGRWERGTPQPTSWSGTALQLAAAGGDGALVTGAAAGSDPGANDVDGGTSSIRSAPITLPAGTRTLSFSWYLAHLDNSSSADYLRVSVVGPNGSTTVLNQPGAATNRAGTWRTHQADISAYAGQTVRLHVEAADAGTASLVEAGVDTIAITR; encoded by the coding sequence ATGAGCCCGCGCAGAACGGTGACCCTGGGGGCGGCGGCCCTGCTGGCCGCCGCGTTTCTACCCGGAGCAGCGGCATCGGCGGCCCCTACGGCGCCCCAGACCACGGTGCAGGCCGCCCCAGACATCTCCCTGGCGAACGTCAAGGCGCACCTGTCGCAGTTCCAGAGCATCGCCGACGCCAACGGCGGCAACCGCGCCCACGGCCGCCCCGGCTACCGCGCCTCCCTCGACTACGTGAAGGCCCGGCTGGACGAGGCCGGGTTCCAGACCACCGTCCAGTCGTTCACCTATCGCGGCGCCACCGGCTACAACCTGCTCGCCGACTGGCCCGGCGGCGACACGAACGACGTCCTCATGGTCGGCGGCCACCTCGACGGCGTCACCGCGGGCCCGGGCATCAACGACAACGGCTCCGGGTCCGCCGCGATCCTGGAGACCGCCCTCACCGTCGCCCGCACCGGCCACCGGCCCGACCGGCACCTGCGCTTCGCCTGGTGGGGCGCCGAAGAACTCGGCCTGATCGGCTCGACGTACTACGTCAACAACCTCTCGTCCGCCGAACGGTCCAGGATCGGCGGCTACCTCAACTTCGACATGATCGGCTCCCCCAACGCCGGCTACTTCGCCTACGACGGCGACGGCTCGAGCGGAAGCGGCGGCCCCGCCGGCTCCGCCGAGATCGAGCGTGTCCTGCGCGGCCACTTCGAGAACATCGGCGTGCCCGTCCAGGACACCGCGTTCGACGGCCGCTCCGACTACGGTCCGTTCATCCGCGTCGGCATCCCCGCGGGCGGCCTCTTCACCGGCGCCGAGGGACGCAAGACGACCCAGCAGGCGCAGCTGTGGGGCGGCCAGGCCGGCGTCGCCTTCGACCGGTGCTACCACGCCTCCTGCGACACCACCGCCAACATCAACGACACCGCGCTCGACCGCAACGCCGACGCCATCGCCCACGCCGTCTGGACGCTCGGCGGCGAGGGCGGCACGCAGCAGCCGCCCGACACCGTCCACTCCGACGACCTCGAAAGCGACACCGGCTGGACGGCCGACCCGGACGGCACCGACACCGCGACGTCCGGCCGGTGGGAACGCGGCACCCCGCAGCCGACCTCCTGGTCCGGCACCGCCCTCCAGCTCGCCGCCGCCGGCGGCGACGGCGCCCTGGTCACCGGCGCCGCGGCCGGATCCGACCCGGGCGCCAACGACGTCGACGGCGGCACCAGCAGCATCCGCTCGGCCCCGATCACCCTGCCCGCCGGGACCCGCACCCTGTCGTTCTCCTGGTACCTCGCCCACCTCGACAACAGCTCCAGCGCCGACTACCTGCGCGTGTCCGTCGTGGGACCGAACGGCTCCACGACCGTCCTGAACCAGCCCGGGGCCGCGACCAACCGCGCGGGCACCTGGCGGACGCACCAGGCCGACATCTCCGCCTACGCCGGACAGACCGTCCGCCTCCACGTCGAAGCCGCGGACGCCGGCACCGCGAGCCTCGTCGAAGCCGGCGTCGACACCATCGCCATCACCCGATAG
- a CDS encoding M4 family metallopeptidase yields the protein MRHQTAFGAAALSVGLAVALSVPATGAAARTAPASPADAAPTAPDPRTVAAASADRLVAAKPAEFKKAPEEKIVRRGVTSGLRGLQHVSYDRLYDGLPVYGGDFVVTTDANGAVLSTSLGQTRELDVSTDADITAAQAAKTSRAQVSDAESTSTPKLMVMAEGKGRLVYETVVSGLHENAPTKLHVYVDAKTGKVVQTWDEVRDAAAADDQSHYHGTVDLSTEATSMSDPQRPGVRCGGQNGSTYTGPDSAWGNGSGTDLETACVDAMYAVQKQWDMLGEWLGRNGINGNGGGFPMRVGLSQANAYWNGSYTNYGRNSSRTKQATSTDVVAHENGHAVFSTTPGGAGGGNGNEKGGMNESAGDIFGALTEHYLNEPSDLDPPDYLVGEEIDLVGSGPIRNMYDPSALGDPNCYSSSIPRTEVHAAAGPQNHWFYLLAEGSNPSDGPASPTCDGSTVTGIGVQKAGQIFMGGLNRKVTNWSHARARVETINAAIELFPGSAAECEAVKAAWSAINVPQQSGEQNCPGGGGGDPATVFSDGFESGQGWTTDPDGTDTATSGAWERGTPQPTSWSGTALQLAAAGGSGALVTGAAAGSDAGAGDVDGGVTTARSPAIPLPDGAPSLRFSWFFAHLSNSSTADYLRVRVVGPDGSSTVLNESGAAFDRAGTWRTATHDLSAYAGQTVHIVVEAADAGTASLVEAGIDDVLITAP from the coding sequence GTGAGACACCAGACCGCGTTCGGGGCGGCGGCGCTGTCCGTCGGCCTCGCCGTGGCGTTGTCCGTCCCCGCCACCGGTGCGGCCGCACGCACCGCCCCCGCCTCCCCCGCCGACGCGGCCCCGACCGCCCCCGACCCCCGCACCGTCGCCGCCGCCTCGGCCGACCGCCTGGTCGCGGCGAAGCCCGCGGAGTTCAAGAAGGCCCCCGAAGAGAAGATCGTCCGCCGCGGCGTCACCTCCGGCCTCCGCGGCCTCCAGCACGTCTCCTACGACCGCCTGTACGACGGCCTCCCCGTGTACGGCGGCGACTTCGTCGTCACGACCGACGCGAACGGCGCGGTGCTGAGCACGTCCCTCGGCCAGACACGTGAACTGGACGTCTCCACGGACGCCGACATCACGGCCGCGCAGGCGGCGAAGACGTCCCGCGCCCAGGTGTCCGACGCCGAGAGCACGTCCACGCCCAAGCTGATGGTCATGGCCGAGGGCAAGGGACGCCTCGTCTACGAGACCGTCGTCAGCGGCCTCCACGAGAACGCGCCGACGAAGCTGCACGTGTACGTGGACGCGAAGACCGGCAAGGTCGTCCAGACCTGGGACGAGGTCCGCGACGCCGCCGCGGCCGACGACCAGAGCCACTACCACGGAACCGTCGACCTCAGCACCGAGGCGACGTCGATGAGCGACCCGCAGCGTCCCGGCGTCCGGTGCGGCGGCCAGAACGGCTCCACCTACACCGGCCCCGACAGCGCCTGGGGCAACGGCAGCGGCACCGACCTGGAGACCGCCTGCGTCGACGCCATGTACGCCGTCCAGAAGCAGTGGGACATGCTCGGCGAGTGGCTCGGCCGCAACGGCATCAACGGCAACGGCGGCGGGTTCCCCATGCGGGTCGGCCTGAGCCAGGCCAACGCGTACTGGAACGGCAGCTACACCAACTACGGGCGCAACTCGTCCCGGACGAAGCAGGCCACCAGCACCGACGTCGTCGCCCACGAGAACGGCCACGCCGTGTTCAGCACGACCCCCGGCGGCGCGGGCGGCGGCAACGGCAACGAGAAGGGCGGGATGAACGAGTCCGCCGGCGACATCTTCGGCGCGCTGACCGAGCACTACCTGAACGAGCCGTCCGACCTCGACCCGCCGGACTACCTGGTCGGCGAGGAGATCGACCTGGTCGGCAGCGGCCCGATCCGGAACATGTACGACCCGAGCGCGCTGGGGGACCCCAACTGCTACTCGTCCTCGATCCCGCGCACCGAGGTGCACGCCGCCGCGGGCCCGCAGAACCACTGGTTCTACCTGCTCGCCGAGGGCTCGAACCCGAGTGACGGGCCCGCCAGCCCGACGTGCGACGGGTCGACCGTCACGGGCATCGGCGTCCAGAAGGCCGGCCAGATCTTCATGGGCGGCCTGAACCGCAAGGTGACGAACTGGAGCCACGCCAGGGCCCGCGTCGAGACGATCAACGCGGCGATCGAGCTGTTCCCCGGCTCCGCCGCCGAGTGCGAAGCGGTGAAGGCCGCCTGGAGCGCGATCAACGTGCCGCAGCAGAGCGGCGAGCAGAACTGCCCCGGCGGCGGAGGCGGCGACCCGGCCACGGTGTTCTCGGACGGCTTCGAGTCCGGGCAGGGCTGGACGACCGACCCCGACGGCACCGACACCGCGACGTCCGGCGCGTGGGAACGCGGCACCCCGCAGCCCACCTCCTGGTCCGGCACCGCCCTCCAGCTCGCGGCCGCGGGCGGCAGCGGCGCCCTGGTCACCGGCGCCGCGGCCGGGTCCGACGCCGGAGCCGGCGACGTCGACGGCGGTGTGACGACCGCCCGGTCACCGGCGATCCCCCTGCCGGACGGCGCCCCGTCGCTGCGCTTCTCCTGGTTCTTCGCCCACCTGAGCAACAGCTCGACGGCCGACTACCTGCGGGTCCGCGTCGTCGGCCCGGACGGGTCGAGCACCGTGCTGAACGAGAGCGGCGCGGCGTTCGACCGGGCCGGGACGTGGCGGACGGCGACCCACGACCTGTCCGCGTACGCGGGCCAGACCGTCCACATCGTGGTCGAGGCGGCCGACGCCGGAACCGCGAGCCTCGTCGAGGCGGGCATCGACGACGTCCTCATCACCGCCCCCTGA
- a CDS encoding alpha/beta hydrolase, with product MLPWSAELAGRLEEHVVSSELLRGNPLDDPHERPLLVYVPPGYDDEPERRYPSVYVITGFTGHVGIWRNRTPYRQPFPETADAVFASGEAPPAIVVFVDAWTAHGGSQYLDSPGTGRYHSYICDEIVPWVDRHYRTLDSPRHRAISGKSSGGYGAMITPMLRPDLFGAFATHAGDALFEYCYLTEFPKCVRHLRKYGGDIGRWWDDFRGRVAFTKPEDMDLLNILGMAVCYSARDDGTPELPFDPVTGVLRQDVWERWLAWDPVRMVPGHAEAMRSQRAIWIDGGTRDEWYLDVGAQAFHRALLDAGVDEDVIQFELFDAAHGGIDYRYPLALAWLCRRIAP from the coding sequence ATGCTGCCGTGGTCCGCCGAGCTCGCCGGCCGCCTGGAAGAGCACGTCGTCAGCAGCGAGCTGCTGCGCGGCAACCCGCTGGACGACCCGCACGAGCGGCCCCTGCTCGTGTACGTCCCGCCGGGCTACGACGACGAGCCGGAGCGCCGCTACCCCAGCGTCTACGTGATCACCGGCTTCACCGGGCACGTGGGGATCTGGCGCAACCGGACGCCCTACCGGCAGCCGTTCCCCGAGACGGCGGACGCCGTGTTCGCCTCCGGCGAGGCCCCGCCCGCGATCGTTGTCTTCGTGGACGCGTGGACCGCGCACGGCGGCAGCCAGTACCTCGACTCGCCCGGCACCGGCCGCTACCACTCCTACATCTGCGACGAGATCGTCCCGTGGGTCGACCGGCACTACCGGACGCTGGACTCGCCGCGGCACCGGGCGATCAGCGGCAAGTCCAGCGGCGGCTACGGCGCGATGATCACGCCGATGCTGCGTCCCGACCTGTTCGGCGCGTTCGCGACCCACGCCGGCGACGCCCTGTTCGAGTACTGCTACCTGACCGAGTTCCCCAAGTGCGTCCGGCACCTGCGCAAGTACGGCGGCGACATCGGGCGGTGGTGGGACGACTTCCGCGGGCGGGTGGCGTTCACCAAGCCCGAGGACATGGACCTCCTCAACATCCTCGGCATGGCCGTCTGCTACTCCGCGCGGGACGACGGCACGCCCGAGCTGCCGTTCGACCCGGTCACCGGCGTCCTCCGGCAGGACGTGTGGGAGCGCTGGCTGGCCTGGGACCCGGTGCGGATGGTGCCGGGCCACGCCGAGGCGATGCGCTCGCAGCGGGCGATCTGGATCGACGGCGGGACGCGCGACGAGTGGTACCTGGACGTGGGCGCCCAGGCGTTCCACCGGGCGCTGCTGGACGCGGGCGTCGACGAGGACGTGATCCAATTCGAGCTGTTCGACGCGGCGCACGGCGGCATCGACTACCGGTACCCGCTCGCCCTCGCCTGGCTCTGCCGCAGGATCGCCCCCTAG